Sequence from the Mycoplasma cottewii genome:
CTTGTAATAAAGCTCTAGCAATTCCTAATCTAGTTGCTCCAGCTTGTCCAGTGAATCCTCCACCAATAACTTTAACAGTAATGTCAAAGTCTTTTAAAGTTCCAGTAGCTACTAATGGTTGTTCTAAGTCTTGCACTAATGTTGCGTATGGGAAAAACTCTAAAGCAGGTTTTCCATTAACAATAACATTACCTGTTCCTGGAGTTAAGATAACTTGAGCAATTGAAGATTTTCTTCTTCCAGTTCCTCTATAAATAACTTTGTTGTTCATTATTTAGTTTCTCCTTTTTTAGTTTGAATGTTTAAAACTTCAGGTTTTTGTGCAGCATATGGGTGTTCTGAACCTTCGAATACATGTAACGCTCTGTATTGGTTAGCACCTTGAACATTTTTAGGTAACATTAGTCTGATAGCTCTTTCAAGAATTTTAGTTGCATCTAATTCTCTTTGAACTGCTACTGTTCTTCTTCTTAATCCACCTGGGTGCATTGAGTGGTGGTAGTAAACTTTGTTAGATTCTTTTTTACCAGAAAAAATTGCTTTTTCAGCGTTAATAATAATAACGTGATCTCCGTTATTGATGTGTGGAGTAAAGTCAACTTTGTGTTT
This genomic interval carries:
- the rplM gene encoding 50S ribosomal protein L13; translated protein: MKQTTLISAKDINKKWYIVDAEGQTVGRLATQVALVLRGKHKVDFTPHINNGDHVIIINAEKAIFSGKKESNKVYYHHSMHPGGLRRRTVAVQRELDATKILERAIRLMLPKNVQGANQYRALHVFEGSEHPYAAQKPEVLNIQTKKGETK
- the rpsI gene encoding 30S ribosomal protein S9, which translates into the protein MMNNKVIYRGTGRRKSSIAQVILTPGTGNVIVNGKPALEFFPYATLVQDLEQPLVATGTLKDFDITVKVIGGGFTGQAGATRLGIARALLQASEDYRKALRNEGLLTRDARIKERKKYGLRGARRAPQFSKR